One Ancylothrix sp. D3o genomic window carries:
- a CDS encoding helix-turn-helix domain containing protein produces MPKIPRAILYKYGGFSRSQLCSLLDISYPTLRKWVRECQLPIEDYGRANEPFSCVDVLTIIYAWVGIQVFSYSYNKYRTKVVDTGHARSFEVVFKERTGGGDLRAALTAILPEITHPGHQQALKYLLDHLKEQENENRRNSNTAKNGQTTGRTSVYSAWPAS; encoded by the coding sequence ATGCCTAAAATACCAAGAGCAATTTTGTACAAATATGGGGGATTCAGTAGAAGCCAGCTTTGCAGTTTGCTGGATATTAGCTACCCCACCTTGAGAAAATGGGTACGAGAATGCCAACTACCAATCGAAGACTACGGGAGAGCAAATGAACCATTCTCATGTGTAGATGTGTTGACGATTATTTACGCATGGGTAGGGATTCAGGTTTTCTCTTACTCGTACAACAAATACCGGACAAAGGTGGTAGACACCGGCCATGCAAGATCCTTTGAAGTAGTGTTCAAAGAGAGAACAGGCGGAGGCGATTTAAGAGCAGCGTTAACTGCAATTCTTCCAGAAATCACTCATCCGGGCCATCAACAAGCCCTCAAATATTTACTAGACCATCTAAAGGAGCAAGAAAATGAGAATCGTAGAAATAGCAACACAGCTAAAAACGGACAAACTACAGGTAGAACAAGCGTGTACAGTGCTTGGCCTGCAAGTTGA